The following coding sequences lie in one Zingiber officinale cultivar Zhangliang chromosome 2B, Zo_v1.1, whole genome shotgun sequence genomic window:
- the LOC122045205 gene encoding uncharacterized protein LOC122045205 has product MLPLLRRIMAASSSSSSSWACNLCTFVNSPSRTSSCQVCLSPVPVASSPSFSFSSSTLSDVSRWSCRACTFSNPTAASACEVCGTPAVLPSSRASLLAELEPEPSELADPAIGRIFRPLRRCGTKRPASPGSVTVAQISSDAASQKLPRVGGDQQEQQTVTLSSPVLGDISMNPNRSMFKILSYNVWFREDLELHGRMEALGNLIEQYAPDFICFQEVTSNIYVIFQKSNWWKHYNCSLPRQMAAQRPYFCMQMSKLPVKEFSRVPFTNSVMGRELCLAEVEVGEKQSLVIATSHLESPCPAPPRWDQMYSKERVAQAKMATDVLVDSPNVIFAGDMNWDDKLDGAFPLPDGWIDAWLELKPGENGWTYDTKANQMLSGNRTLQKRLDRFICCLPDFKMDGIEMIGMEAIPGLSYRKEKKVKKELRQLELPVLPSDHYGLLLTIRRS; this is encoded by the exons ATGCTTCCTCTTCTTCGCCGGATAATGGCAGCCTCCTCGTCTTCCTCTTCGTCTTGGGCTTGCAACCTCTGCACCTTCGTAAACTCTCCGTCTCGCACCTCCTCCTGCCAAGTCTGCCTCTCTCCCGTCCCCGTCGCTTCTTCTCCTTCGTTTTCATTTTCGTCTTCTACTCTTTCCGATGTCTCGCGATGGTCGTGCCGTGCCTGTACCTTCTCCAACCCGACCGCTGCCTCCGCATGCGAGGTCTGCGGCACCCCCGCCGTCTTGCCCTCTTCCAGGGCCTCTCTCCTCGCGGAGTTGGAGCCCGAACCCAGCGAGCTCGCCGATCCGGCCATCGGCCGCATCTTCCGCCCCCTCCGGCGCTGCGGCACCAAGCGCCCCGCCTCGCCTGGCTCTGTCACAGTCGCCCAAATCTCCTCCGATGCTGCATCACAGAAGCTACCTAGGGTGGGCGGAGATCAGCAGGAACAGCAAACCGTGACCCTATCCTCGCCTGTCTTAG GAGATATTAGTATGAACCCAAATAGGagcatgtttaaaattttaagctaCAATGTCTGGTTCCGTGAGGATTTGGAACTCCATGGGCGAATGGAAGCTCTTGGAAATCTCATCGAACAATATGCACCTGATTTCATATGTTTCCAG GAGGTCACATCAAATATTTATGTGATTTTCCAAAAATCAAACTGGTGGAAGCACTACAACTGTTCGCTACCACGACAAATGGCTGCTCAGAGGCCATATTTCTGCATGCAG ATGAGCAAATTGCCCGTGAAGGAATTTAGCCGTGTACCATTTACCAATTCAGTGATGGGAAGAGAGCTATGCTTAGCTGAGGTTGAAGTCGGAGAGAAACAAAGTTTGGTCATTGCAACTAGCCACCTTGAGAGTCCCTGTCCTGCACCTCCACGCTGGGACCAAATGTACAGTAAAGAACGCGTAGCCCAAGCCAAGATGGCAACTGACGTTCTGGTAGATTCACCAAATGTAATATTCGCCGGTGACATGAATTGGGACGACAAGCTGGATGGCGCTTTCCCCCTACCCGATGGTTGGATTGATGCTTGGTTGGAGCTAAAACCTGGAGAAAATGGTTGGACTTACGATACCAAGGCCAACCAGATGTTGTCAGGCAACCGAACTTTGCAAAAGAGATTGGATAGATTCATATGCTGCCTGCCCGACTTCAAGATGGACGGCATCGAAATGATCGGGATGGAGGCTATTCCAGGGCTTTCCTAtcgcaaggagaagaaggtgaaaaAAGAGCTCAGGCAACTGGAACTTCCTGTTCTACCTAGCGATCACTATGGTTTGCTGTTGACCATCCGCCGCTCGTGA
- the LOC122045204 gene encoding probable 5'-adenylylsulfate reductase 1, chloroplastic codes for MALATSTSSSIPSHSFLTRDSDAAAAIRHAKPSSVPQSVSGGSRLRRIVARPCRAVEPAKRNDWAVETAVAAAEGLALDWEELDKELKNASPLEIMDSALRIFGNEIAIAFSGAEDVALIEYAKLTGRPYRVFSLDTGRLNRETYRFFDAVEKHYGIHIEYSFPDAGEVQALVRTKGLFSFYQDGHQECCSVRKVRPLRRMLRGVRAWITGQRKDQSPGTRSDTPVVQVDPVFEGVDGAGSLIKWNPVANVDGKDLWNFLRSMDVPVNSLHSQGYISIGCEPCTRPVLPGQHEREGRWWWEDANAKECGLHNRRLQTNDAANRLTVNGVNTRADIFEIAAVVSLTRPGIENLLRLRKRQEAWLVVLYAPWCRFCQAMEASYLELAGELAGTGIKVGKFRADGEQKPFAQKELQLGSFPTILFFPKNTSKPIKYPSERRDADSLVSFVKALT; via the exons ATGGCTTTGGCGACTTCGACTTCGAGCTCCATCCCCTCGCATTCCTTCCTCACTCGCGATTCCGATG CGGCCGCTGCAATTAGGCACGCCAAGCCGTCGTCCGTGCCTCAGTCAGTGAGCGGCGGTTCCCGCCTCAGGCGAATTGTGGCGCGGCCGTGCCGCGCCGTGGAGCCGGCCAAGAGAAATGATTGGGCGGTGGAGACGGCGGTGGCCGCGGCGGAAGGGCTAGCCCTCGATTGGGAGGAGCTGGACAAGGAGCTCAAGAACGCTTCGCCGCTGGAGATCATGGATTCGGCTCTCAGGATCTTCGGGAACGAAATCGCCATTGCCTTCAG CGGAGCAGAAGACGTCGCGCTGATCGAGTACGCGAAGCTAACGGGCCGACCCTACAGGGTTTTCAGCCTCGACACCGGGAGGCTGAACCGAGAGACCTACAGGTTCTTCGACGCCGTGGAGAAGCACTACGGCATTCACATCGAGTACTCGTTCCCGGACGCCGGGGAGGTGCAGGCCCTCGTGAGAACCAAAGGCTTGTTCTCCTTCTACCAGGACGGCCACCAGGAGTGCTGCAGCGTGAGAAAGGTGAGACCTTTGCGAAGAATGCTGCGAGGCGTCCGCGCCTGGATCACCGGACAGCGCAAGGATCAATCCCCCGGCACTAGATCCGACACCCCTGTCGTTCAGGTAGATCCAGTTTTCGAAGGCGTCGACGGCGCCGGCAGCTTGATCAAGTGGAATCCCGTCGCGAATGTCGACGGAAAGGACCTGTGGAATTTCCTCAGGAGCATGGACGTTCCTGTCAACTCCCTGCACTCGCAG GGGTACATTTCCATCGGCTGCGAACCCTGCACGAGGCCGGTTCTCCCCGGCCAGCATGAACGCGAAGGGAGGTGGTGGTGGGAGGATGCAAACGCCAAGGAATGCGGCCTCCACAACAGGCGCCTCCAGACAAACGACGCGGCGAACAGGCTCACCGTCAATGGCGTCAACACCAGAGCAGACATCTTCGAGATCGCCGCCGTTGTCAGCCTCACTCGGCCGGGGATCGAGAACTTGCTGCGGCTCAGGAAGCGGCAGGAGGCATGGCTGGTCGTTCTCTACGCGCCCTGGTGCCGGTTTTGCCAGGCAATGGAAGCATCGTACTTGGAGTTGGCCGGGGAACTCGCCGGGACGGGCATCAAGGTCGGAAAGTTCCGCGCGGACGGCGAACAAAAGCCGTTTGCTCAGAAAGAACTACAATTGGGGAGCTTTCCGACGATCCTGTTCTTCCCCAAGAACACATCTAAGCCGATCAAATACCCGTCGGAGCGCCGCGACGCCGACTCGCTGGTCTCCTTCGTTAAGGCTCTGACATGA